One Glycine max cultivar Williams 82 chromosome 4, Glycine_max_v4.0, whole genome shotgun sequence DNA segment encodes these proteins:
- the LOC106798633 gene encoding uncharacterized protein, whose amino-acid sequence MQGEVAEALQYMVSPQGRKTCTFDDLVPYVEKITILSEEQERVTEPVSHGPASERQFPPQQFHMLQSSIETQGIDRRRDTVEAEEYSQQMAERGHGMYYTPQTFAEYPTQMYQYPFQGHETDTSATQQSFGGFAETQAHFSWPTMTPSQQYHGPIPTPNAPLGTQWNVPGQIPNTGDLFGVDLRHAFSAEADEEEAGRHRGRRNPDRQARRWDRPCGTSSRHHGHQNE is encoded by the exons ATGCAGGGTGAAGTTGCGGAG GCATTACAATACATGGTgtctcctcaagggaggaaAACATGCACATTTGATGATCTTGTGCCTTATgtggaaaaaattacaattttatccgaagagcaagagagagtcactgagccagtgtcacatggtccagcatcagagcgtcaatttcccccacaacagtttcacatgcttcagtCAAGTATTGAAACTCAGGGGATAGACAGAAGAAGGGACACTGTTGAAGCGGaagaatattcccaacaaatggcggagcgtggccatggaatgtattacacgccacaaACATTTGCTGAGTATCCgacacagatgtatcagtatccttttcaGGGTCATGAAACTGATACTTCTGCAACCCAGCAATCGTTCGGTGGTTTTGCGGAAACACaagctcatttttcatggcccacAATGACCCCTTCACAGCAATATCATGggccaattccaacacctaatgccccGTTAGGAACACAATGGAATGTACCGGGACAAATACCTAATACGGGTGACTTATtcggtgttgatttgcgtcacgCATTTTCTGCGGAGGCTGACGAAGAAGAAGCGGGGAGGCATCGgggcagaagaaatcctgatcgccaagcacgaagatgggatcgaccatgtggcacatcctcacggCATCACGGACACCAAAATGAATGA